A genomic stretch from Sulfobacillus thermosulfidooxidans includes:
- a CDS encoding alpha/beta fold hydrolase, translating into MTHAITMDAEFLSDGQTPLFIRQVSPEKWRAQLIFIHASLVHSEYYLPIAVKWAQAGIRVILPDLEGHGRSHGTRGHLRHFSQHINNIQRIYAHLHQQYSSPIFIGGESYGALMAYLACQQELEDVLGAILIAPAFGLQLTLPPWLYDVMTHIVHPLLPKLRPLRPLPVQGVSLHPDISRIIMEDRNVNRHYTLGFLVNLWKAQKEAKQKPLPHLPLLTLLSTHDAVTRNDDTEGLLKSHHNLELHYHNASGHSLIADQPDFVLQKSIAWIARQLRAESLRPRPMGTLS; encoded by the coding sequence ATGACACACGCGATTACCATGGATGCCGAGTTTCTTTCAGACGGACAAACGCCTCTTTTTATTCGCCAGGTGAGTCCTGAAAAGTGGAGAGCTCAATTGATTTTCATTCACGCCTCTCTCGTTCACAGTGAATATTATCTTCCCATCGCAGTAAAATGGGCTCAGGCAGGCATTCGTGTCATTTTACCTGATTTAGAAGGGCATGGGCGCTCTCACGGCACAAGAGGCCATCTCCGTCATTTTAGCCAGCACATCAATAACATCCAGCGCATTTATGCGCATTTGCATCAACAGTATTCCTCCCCAATTTTTATTGGCGGAGAAAGTTACGGGGCACTAATGGCTTATTTGGCGTGCCAACAAGAGCTTGAAGATGTGCTCGGAGCGATTTTAATTGCGCCTGCTTTTGGACTCCAGCTAACCCTTCCCCCCTGGCTATACGATGTCATGACCCACATTGTTCATCCCTTATTACCAAAACTTAGACCGCTGCGTCCCCTTCCTGTCCAGGGTGTCTCGCTCCATCCTGATATTAGTCGTATCATCATGGAGGACAGAAATGTTAACCGTCATTATACATTAGGCTTTCTTGTTAACCTATGGAAGGCACAAAAAGAGGCTAAACAAAAACCCCTTCCGCATTTACCCCTTTTAACCTTGTTAAGCACCCATGATGCGGTAACCCGCAATGATGATACCGAGGGCCTCTTAAAATCCCATCATAACCTAGAATTGCACTACCATAATGCCAGCGGCCATAGTTTGATTGCAGACCAACCTGATTTCGTTTTGCAGAAGTCCATCGCGTGGATAGCGCGTCAACTTCGTGCTGAATCCCTGAGACCTCGCCCAATGGGCACCCTATCCTAA
- a CDS encoding G1 family glutamic endopeptidase, with amino-acid sequence MRPMYWIVAIGFGLLAINANPLDSWPGLPIHSHPVTLPLPEPFSVQSPPEGPLEISRNWAGYVSNHGTYQSIEASWRIPKLTSPGSLAVWVGLGGAPQQRLLQAGTLTKNTATGSQTILWIEGLPEPLKPIAQNLPSGEAVHVAIYHVKSQEWALDLQAGSYRQTYNVQYSLNPHSAEWIVEDPLINNQFATFPRFQDIELFYAKAKTQAGQMVTVEQSVPIDLRIDGIIRAAPALINATTFAVTSSS; translated from the coding sequence ATGCGGCCCATGTATTGGATTGTGGCGATAGGCTTTGGACTCTTGGCGATTAATGCCAATCCCTTAGATTCATGGCCTGGTCTGCCCATCCACTCGCATCCTGTAACCTTACCTCTCCCTGAACCGTTTTCTGTCCAAAGCCCTCCTGAAGGACCTTTAGAAATCAGTCGCAATTGGGCAGGATATGTTAGTAATCATGGGACGTATCAATCCATTGAGGCCAGTTGGCGCATTCCCAAACTGACCTCACCCGGTTCATTAGCTGTTTGGGTAGGACTAGGGGGAGCGCCTCAACAGCGCCTTTTACAAGCAGGGACGTTAACCAAGAACACGGCAACGGGATCCCAAACGATTTTGTGGATCGAAGGTCTACCTGAACCCTTAAAACCGATTGCCCAAAACTTGCCAAGCGGAGAAGCTGTCCATGTGGCCATTTATCATGTCAAATCTCAAGAATGGGCCTTAGACTTGCAAGCCGGCAGTTACCGACAGACTTATAATGTGCAATATTCTTTGAATCCTCATTCGGCCGAATGGATTGTGGAAGATCCGCTAATCAACAACCAATTTGCCACCTTTCCGCGTTTTCAAGATATCGAACTATTTTATGCCAAGGCCAAGACCCAAGCAGGTCAGATGGTGACCGTCGAGCAATCAGTCCCCATTGATTTGCGAATTGATGGGATTATCCGCGCCGCTCCCGCTCTCATTAACGCCACCACATTCGCTGTCACTTCGTCCTCTTAA
- a CDS encoding universal stress protein, which produces MQIILWATDGSESAYAAGKMVQHLKTGFPEAKVIALYVREVFAYPPQALVPSGFEDLAYNEQRNVERQIHDLFGNSHDVELVVVEGHASTTIAQEAERYGADVIVVGSHGYHGFDRLVLGSVSRHLLDHTVRPVLVVR; this is translated from the coding sequence ATGCAGATCATTTTGTGGGCAACTGATGGCTCAGAAAGTGCATATGCGGCCGGAAAAATGGTCCAACATCTAAAGACCGGGTTTCCTGAGGCCAAAGTGATTGCCCTTTATGTTCGGGAGGTATTTGCATATCCACCACAGGCCCTCGTCCCTTCGGGTTTTGAAGATTTGGCATACAATGAACAGCGTAATGTGGAGAGGCAGATTCACGATTTGTTTGGCAATTCCCATGATGTGGAGTTAGTGGTCGTCGAAGGTCATGCCTCAACGACGATTGCTCAGGAGGCTGAACGTTATGGAGCCGACGTTATTGTGGTAGGTAGTCATGGCTACCACGGTTTCGATAGACTCGTTCTGGGGAGCGTCAGTCGCCATCTTCTGGACCATACTGTGCGGCCGGTATTGGTTGTGCGATAA